Proteins from one Burkholderia sp. genomic window:
- the galU gene encoding UTP--glucose-1-phosphate uridylyltransferase GalU, whose translation MLKVTKAVFPVAGLGTRFLPATKASPKEMLPVVDKPLIQYAVEEAIAAGITEMIVVTGRSKRAIEDHFDKSYEVEAELEARGKEKLLELVRSIKPANVDCFYVRQPEALGLGHAVLCAEKLVGDNPFAVILADDLLDGRPPVMKQMVDTFDHYHSSIIGVEEIAPSDTKSYGIVDGKEWEESIVKLSGIVEKPAPEDAPSNLGVIGRYILKPRIFEHLRAIKPGAGGEIQLTDAIQALLADEQVLAYKYEGRRFDCGSKLGYLKATVEFALRHPEVRDEFEQYLSERGTSQSV comes from the coding sequence ATGCTGAAAGTCACTAAGGCGGTATTTCCGGTTGCCGGTCTCGGTACCCGCTTCCTGCCGGCGACGAAGGCAAGCCCGAAGGAAATGCTTCCTGTCGTCGACAAGCCCCTGATCCAGTATGCGGTCGAGGAAGCGATCGCGGCCGGCATCACCGAGATGATCGTCGTCACCGGGCGCAGCAAGCGCGCGATCGAGGATCACTTCGACAAGTCGTATGAAGTCGAGGCCGAACTCGAGGCACGCGGCAAGGAGAAGCTGCTCGAACTGGTGCGCAGCATCAAGCCCGCCAATGTCGACTGCTTCTACGTGCGCCAGCCCGAGGCGCTCGGCCTCGGGCACGCCGTGCTCTGCGCCGAGAAACTGGTTGGCGACAATCCCTTCGCCGTGATCCTCGCCGACGATCTGCTCGACGGGAGACCGCCCGTCATGAAGCAGATGGTCGATACCTTCGACCACTACCACAGTTCGATTATCGGCGTGGAAGAGATAGCGCCTTCGGACACAAAGTCCTACGGAATCGTTGACGGCAAGGAATGGGAGGAGTCAATCGTCAAGCTGTCGGGTATCGTCGAGAAGCCGGCACCTGAGGATGCGCCCTCCAACCTCGGAGTGATCGGTCGCTACATCCTGAAGCCCCGTATTTTCGAGCACCTGCGTGCAATCAAGCCCGGTGCTGGCGGAGAGATCCAGTTGACCGACGCGATCCAGGCCCTACTGGCCGACGAGCAGGTGTTAGCCTACAAGTATGAAGGCAGGCGCTTCGACTGTGGCAGCAAGCTCGGCTACCTGAAAGCAACCGTCGAGTTTGCGCTGCGTCATCCAGAAGTGCGCGACGAGTTCGAGCAGTATCTGAGCGAGCGTGGCACCTCTCAATCGGTATAA
- a CDS encoding IS5 family transposase, protein MRKDIHKKGEPKARYRVRNWAAYNEGLISRGNVTIWIDEAVLARMPDAIPTRGRPCVYGDTLIQALLGVKTVYRLTLRALQGFTQSLRDLAFPSLPVPNYTTLCRRAKTLDVELPILRDNEPIHLVVDSTGLKVYGEGEWKVRQHGYSKRRTWRKVHLALNANTGQVHAALMTNQNVADGDALAKLLDQIPREEQIDVIGGDGAYDTKPCHAAIAARSAIPSIPPREGAAHWPADMPDAAWRNGAVDAIARDGRREWKQHSGYHRRSLAENAMYRFKTLTGHCLWARHIAAQATEVSVRVGVINRMADLARPQSVRIA, encoded by the coding sequence ATGCGCAAGGACATACACAAGAAAGGTGAGCCGAAGGCACGCTACCGTGTCAGGAATTGGGCAGCCTATAATGAAGGCCTGATCAGCCGGGGGAACGTAACAATATGGATAGATGAAGCCGTCCTTGCCAGAATGCCCGATGCCATACCCACACGTGGTCGCCCGTGTGTATACGGCGATACGCTGATTCAGGCATTACTTGGCGTGAAGACCGTCTATCGACTGACCTTGCGCGCCCTGCAAGGTTTCACCCAAAGTCTGCGCGATTTGGCCTTCCCGAGCTTGCCGGTGCCGAATTACACCACGCTCTGTCGCCGGGCAAAAACGCTTGATGTCGAACTGCCGATCCTTCGTGACAATGAACCGATCCATCTGGTTGTCGACAGCACCGGTCTGAAGGTCTATGGAGAAGGTGAATGGAAGGTGCGCCAGCACGGCTACTCGAAGCGGCGCACGTGGCGTAAAGTCCATCTCGCGCTCAACGCGAATACAGGTCAAGTGCATGCCGCGCTAATGACGAATCAGAATGTGGCTGACGGTGACGCTCTGGCCAAGTTGCTCGACCAGATTCCACGCGAAGAACAAATCGATGTCATCGGCGGTGACGGTGCCTACGACACCAAGCCATGCCATGCGGCCATTGCTGCACGCAGTGCTATTCCTTCGATTCCGCCACGCGAGGGTGCCGCTCATTGGCCAGCGGATATGCCCGATGCGGCGTGGCGTAATGGCGCGGTTGATGCAATTGCCCGTGACGGTCGTCGAGAATGGAAGCAACACAGTGGCTACCACCGGCGATCGCTTGCCGAGAATGCGATGTATCGGTTCAAGACCCTCACCGGCCACTGTCTCTGGGCGCGTCACATCGCCGCGCAAGCGACCGAGGTCTCCGTTCGCGTCGGCGTCATCAACCGCATGGCGGACCTCGCTCGTCCGCAATCCGTTCGTATCGCCTGA
- a CDS encoding S49 family peptidase, translated as MSNQPSSPDSTGAERASNPPATPQADREPNWERAALERIAMAAIVEQRTARRWRIAFRFLWLSMFLVLVFVLFDFSGDGKLSSSRHTALVTIDGEIAAGTNANAEDINSALDDAFEDSGTVGVVLRINSPGGSPVQAGIVYDEIRRLLRQYPSKPLYVVVSDMCASGGYYIASAADKIYVNQASIVGSIGVLMDGFGFTGLMDKLGVQRRLHTSGENKSFFDPFSPETLKMDEHAQAMLDEIHAQFIQVVKDGRGKRLHELPEIFSGLFWTGAKSVELGLADGFGTAETVARDVLKAPDIVDYTVKESLSNRVARRFGAAIGGGAVKSALSESGLKLH; from the coding sequence ATGTCCAATCAACCGAGTTCTCCCGATTCAACCGGCGCCGAGCGCGCGTCAAACCCGCCAGCTACGCCGCAAGCCGATCGCGAACCCAACTGGGAGCGCGCCGCGCTCGAGCGGATTGCGATGGCGGCGATCGTTGAGCAGCGCACCGCGCGACGATGGCGGATCGCCTTCCGTTTCCTGTGGCTGAGCATGTTCCTAGTGCTGGTATTCGTACTCTTCGATTTCTCCGGTGACGGCAAGCTTTCGAGCAGCCGTCACACAGCGCTGGTGACGATCGACGGCGAGATCGCAGCCGGCACTAATGCCAATGCAGAGGACATCAATTCCGCGCTAGACGATGCCTTCGAGGATTCCGGGACGGTGGGCGTGGTGCTACGCATCAACAGTCCGGGCGGTAGCCCTGTGCAGGCCGGCATCGTCTACGACGAGATCCGCCGGCTACTCAGGCAATACCCATCCAAGCCGCTCTACGTAGTAGTCAGTGACATGTGTGCCTCGGGCGGGTACTACATCGCCTCAGCGGCTGACAAGATCTACGTGAACCAGGCCAGCATCGTCGGCTCGATCGGCGTACTGATGGACGGTTTCGGCTTCACCGGGCTGATGGACAAGCTCGGCGTCCAGCGCAGGCTGCACACCTCTGGTGAGAATAAAAGCTTCTTCGATCCGTTCTCGCCGGAAACGTTGAAGATGGACGAGCACGCGCAGGCGATGCTCGACGAGATCCACGCGCAGTTCATCCAGGTAGTCAAGGACGGTCGCGGAAAACGCCTGCACGAGTTGCCGGAGATCTTCTCAGGGCTGTTCTGGACGGGCGCGAAGAGCGTCGAACTAGGCTTAGCCGACGGCTTCGGAACCGCAGAAACGGTGGCGCGAGACGTGCTGAAGGCACCTGATATCGTCGACTACACGGTCAAGGAAAGCCTCAGCAACCGCGTGGCTCGGCGTTTCGGCGCGGCGATCGGCGGCGGTGCAGTGAAGTCGGCGTTGTCGGAAAGCGGGCTCAAGCTTCACTGA
- a CDS encoding Maf family nucleotide pyrophosphatase, whose protein sequence is MTTFSRPPRLILASSSSYRRELLERLRLAFEVVPPDLDETPLAGESPADTALRLAAAKARAVATQIEVPEGTVVIGSDQVATFEDRQIGKPGNHQGALKQLQAMRGREVEFHSALCVYESRHDRAHIEGVVTRVRFRSLSDTDLEAYLRAETPYDVAGSAKSEGLGIALLEAIDSNDPTALVGLPLIALTRMLAEAGISPFAMEAHA, encoded by the coding sequence ATGACCACGTTTTCCCGTCCGCCCAGGCTGATCCTGGCGTCCAGTTCCAGCTATCGGCGCGAGTTGCTCGAGCGCCTGCGGCTCGCCTTCGAAGTCGTCCCACCTGATCTCGACGAAACCCCGCTGGCTGGCGAGTCACCAGCCGACACCGCGCTGCGCCTAGCTGCAGCCAAGGCGCGCGCGGTCGCAACCCAAATCGAGGTGCCCGAGGGCACCGTGGTGATAGGCTCCGACCAGGTCGCGACCTTCGAAGACCGCCAAATCGGCAAGCCCGGTAATCACCAGGGCGCGCTCAAGCAGTTGCAGGCGATGCGCGGTCGCGAGGTTGAATTCCACAGCGCGCTGTGCGTCTACGAGAGCCGCCACGACCGTGCCCATATCGAAGGCGTAGTCACGCGCGTGCGCTTTCGTTCCCTATCGGACACTGATCTAGAAGCCTACCTGCGTGCAGAAACGCCTTATGACGTGGCCGGCAGCGCGAAATCCGAGGGGCTCGGCATCGCTCTGCTGGAGGCGATTGACTCGAACGACCCGACAGCGCTGGTCGGCCTGCCGCTGATCGCGCTCACACGCATGCTGGCCGAAGCCGGCATCTCGCCGTTCGCCATGGAGGCACACGCATAA
- the hscB gene encoding Fe-S protein assembly co-chaperone HscB, producing the protein MISLKDSYFELFHLPTQFALDIPALDAAYRAVQSEVHPDRFAAVGDAQKRIAIQWATRANEAYQTLRDPLKRAIYLLSLRGVEVGAENITTMEPAFLMQQMEWREAIEDAVGAKNADALDALLGKLRKEEHARLDKLEALLDRPSTQGEVEAVRQLMFFEQVAAEVKTQIARLEDY; encoded by the coding sequence ATGATTTCGCTGAAAGACAGCTACTTCGAACTCTTTCACCTGCCGACGCAGTTCGCGCTCGATATACCCGCACTTGACGCGGCGTACCGCGCGGTGCAGTCCGAGGTGCATCCAGATCGCTTCGCGGCGGTCGGCGACGCGCAGAAGCGCATCGCGATACAATGGGCCACGCGCGCTAACGAGGCTTACCAGACGCTGCGTGATCCGCTGAAACGCGCGATCTACCTGCTGTCGCTACGCGGGGTCGAGGTCGGTGCCGAAAACATCACAACGATGGAGCCGGCCTTCTTGATGCAGCAGATGGAATGGCGTGAGGCGATCGAAGATGCAGTCGGCGCGAAGAATGCCGATGCGCTCGACGCGCTGCTCGGTAAATTGCGCAAGGAGGAGCATGCGCGGCTCGATAAGCTCGAGGCCCTACTCGATAGGCCCTCGACCCAGGGCGAGGTCGAGGCGGTGCGGCAGCTGATGTTCTTCGAGCAGGTTGCCGCCGAAGTGAAGACGCAGATCGCGCGTCTCGAAGATTATTGA
- the miaB gene encoding tRNA (N6-isopentenyl adenosine(37)-C2)-methylthiotransferase MiaB, with amino-acid sequence MTKKIYIKTFGCQMNEYDSDKMVDVLNVSKGLVKTDRPEDADVILFNTCSVREKAQEKVFSDLGRVRELKKVNPNLIVGVGGCVASQEGAKIVARAPYVDVVFGPQTLHRLPQMIDARRTSGRSQIDISFPEIEKFDYLSPARVEGPSAFVSIMEGCSKYCSYCVVPYTRGDEVSRPFDDVLTEIAGLADQGVREVTLLGQNVNAYRGALTQGSEEIADFATLIEYVAELPGIERIRYLTSHPKEFTQRLLDVYEYVPKLVNHLHLPVQHGSDRILMAMKRGYTVLEYKSLIRKLYTIRPDLSLSTDIIIGFPGETEADFDKTIQLVREMRYDTSFSFIYSPRPGTPAANLHDDTPRQVKLKRLQHLQATIEENVTRISTSMVGRIEQILVEGPSRKDPNELAGRTENNRVVNFPAPLASHARLIGQMIDVRINYAYPYSLRGELALEHDAASTAPADTECPTQESPRHL; translated from the coding sequence ATGACGAAAAAAATCTATATTAAGACTTTCGGCTGCCAGATGAACGAGTACGACTCGGACAAGATGGTGGACGTGCTCAATGTTTCCAAAGGTCTCGTGAAGACGGATCGGCCCGAGGACGCGGACGTGATCCTGTTTAATACCTGCTCGGTGCGCGAAAAAGCGCAGGAGAAGGTGTTCTCGGACCTCGGTCGGGTGCGCGAACTGAAGAAAGTAAATCCGAACCTGATCGTTGGCGTGGGCGGCTGTGTGGCGAGCCAGGAAGGCGCGAAAATCGTCGCGCGAGCACCCTACGTGGACGTGGTGTTCGGCCCGCAGACGCTGCACCGCTTACCACAGATGATCGACGCGCGCCGTACCAGCGGTCGCTCCCAGATCGACATCAGTTTCCCCGAGATCGAGAAGTTCGACTACCTATCGCCCGCGCGCGTCGAGGGCCCGAGCGCTTTCGTGTCGATCATGGAAGGCTGCAGTAAGTACTGCAGCTACTGCGTGGTGCCCTACACGCGCGGAGACGAGGTCTCGCGCCCCTTCGACGACGTGCTCACCGAGATCGCGGGCCTGGCCGACCAGGGCGTGCGCGAAGTGACCTTGCTGGGCCAGAACGTCAACGCCTATCGAGGCGCGCTGACCCAGGGCTCGGAGGAGATCGCCGATTTCGCTACCCTGATCGAATACGTGGCCGAGCTGCCAGGCATCGAGCGGATCCGCTACCTTACCTCGCATCCGAAGGAATTTACCCAGCGCCTACTTGACGTCTATGAGTACGTGCCCAAGCTGGTGAACCACCTGCACCTGCCGGTCCAGCATGGCTCAGACCGCATTCTGATGGCCATGAAGCGTGGGTACACGGTGCTTGAGTACAAGTCGCTGATCCGCAAGCTGTACACGATCCGCCCCGATTTGTCGCTGTCGACCGACATCATCATCGGCTTCCCCGGCGAAACCGAAGCCGATTTCGACAAGACCATACAGCTGGTGCGCGAGATGCGCTACGACACTAGCTTTTCGTTCATCTATAGTCCTCGCCCCGGAACACCGGCGGCCAACCTACACGACGACACACCGCGCCAGGTCAAGCTCAAACGCCTACAACATCTGCAGGCCACCATCGAGGAAAACGTCACTCGCATCAGCACGTCTATGGTCGGTCGCATCGAGCAGATCCTGGTGGAAGGGCCGTCGCGCAAGGATCCAAACGAGTTGGCGGGACGCACAGAGAATAACCGCGTGGTCAACTTCCCCGCGCCGCTCGCCTCGCACGCGCGCCTGATCGGCCAGATGATCGACGTACGGATCAACTATGCTTACCCGTATTCTCTGCGCGGCGAGTTGGCACTCGAACACGATGCCGCCAGCACCGCCCCCGCTGATACCGAGTGCCCAACGCAGGAAAGCCCACGCCACCTTTGA
- the trpA gene encoding tryptophan synthase subunit alpha: MSRIQNTFAVLAAQGRKGLILFLTSGDPDPEKTVEFMHALAEGGTDVIELGVPFSDPMADGPVIQRSAERALAGGMTLRRVLDEVKRFRERDDHTPVVLMGYANPIERMGAEAFAEAAAAAGVDGVLVVDYPPEEAVDFVTIMRAVHIDPIFLLAPTSTEERMDAVGRIASGYVYYVSLKGVTGTGNLDIDSVAGKIPTIKSRVQVPVGVGFGIRDAATARAVAKVADAVVIGSRVVQLLEEAAPGAEVSVLKAFVAEIRIALDLGVVA; encoded by the coding sequence ATGTCTCGTATCCAGAATACCTTTGCAGTACTCGCCGCCCAGGGCCGGAAGGGCCTGATCCTTTTCCTTACGTCAGGAGACCCGGACCCGGAGAAAACCGTCGAATTCATGCATGCGCTGGCCGAGGGAGGCACCGACGTGATCGAGCTCGGCGTGCCGTTCTCCGATCCGATGGCCGACGGCCCGGTGATCCAGCGCTCGGCTGAGCGGGCGCTAGCGGGTGGCATGACGCTACGGCGCGTACTCGACGAGGTCAAGCGCTTCCGCGAGCGCGATGACCACACCCCGGTGGTGCTGATGGGCTATGCTAACCCGATCGAGCGCATGGGTGCCGAGGCTTTTGCAGAGGCAGCCGCTGCGGCTGGAGTCGACGGCGTGCTAGTGGTCGACTACCCTCCCGAGGAAGCAGTCGATTTCGTTACCATCATGCGTGCCGTCCACATCGACCCCATTTTTCTGCTGGCACCCACCTCGACCGAGGAACGGATGGACGCAGTGGGGCGGATCGCCAGTGGTTATGTCTATTACGTGTCATTGAAAGGGGTAACGGGAACTGGCAATCTAGATATTGATAGTGTTGCGGGTAAAATTCCCACCATCAAGTCGCGCGTGCAGGTTCCGGTTGGCGTCGGCTTTGGGATCCGCGACGCCGCCACGGCGCGCGCGGTGGCCAAGGTGGCGGACGCGGTTGTAATCGGCAGCCGCGTCGTGCAACTGCTCGAGGAAGCGGCTCCAGGCGCGGAGGTGAGCGTGCTCAAGGCCTTCGTCGCCGAGATCCGTATTGCGCTCGACCTCGGCGTTGTTGCATAA
- the serS gene encoding serine--tRNA ligase, protein MLDIQLLRKNLDSVAKRLSDRGYTLDVAKFSSLESDRRTIQTRTEELQACRNRLSKQIGTMQGRGEDTSVVMAEVGEIGDEIKSSTTRLDEVQGAMRALLFEMPNLAHESVPIGNDEVVNVERRRWGMPRSFDFDLRDHVDVGTPLGLDCEMGAKLSGARFTMLRGSIARLHRALAQFMIETHTLQHGYTETYSPYIVNSEILCGTGQLPKFAEDMFRVEKDGEEKNVTQYLISTSEITLTNTVRDSIVDGAVLPIKLIAHSPCFRSEAGSYGRDTRGMIRQHQFDKVEMVQIAAPDASYAALDEMVGHAEAILQKLELPYRVITLCTRDLGFSAAKTFDLEVWLPAQNTYREISSCSNTESFQARRMQARFRNAQGKPEFVHTLNGSGLAVGRTLVAVLENYQNADGSVTVPGALCPYLGGLEKIELPGAAS, encoded by the coding sequence ATGCTCGACATCCAGTTACTGCGGAAAAACCTCGACAGCGTCGCCAAGCGCCTTTCTGATCGCGGCTACACCCTTGACGTCGCCAAATTCTCCTCGCTCGAGTCGGATCGCCGCACGATTCAGACCCGCACCGAAGAATTACAGGCGTGCCGCAACAGGCTGTCGAAGCAAATCGGAACGATGCAGGGGCGGGGCGAAGACACTTCGGTCGTGATGGCCGAAGTTGGGGAGATCGGCGACGAGATAAAGAGCTCGACCACTAGGCTCGACGAAGTTCAGGGCGCGATGCGGGCGCTGCTGTTCGAGATGCCGAACCTTGCGCACGAGAGCGTACCGATTGGCAATGACGAGGTCGTCAATGTCGAGAGGCGCCGCTGGGGTATGCCGCGCAGTTTTGATTTCGACCTGCGTGATCACGTCGACGTGGGCACGCCGCTTGGCCTCGATTGCGAAATGGGCGCTAAGCTCTCGGGCGCGCGCTTCACCATGCTGCGCGGTTCGATCGCGCGCCTGCACCGGGCGCTAGCACAGTTCATGATCGAAACGCACACGTTGCAGCACGGTTATACGGAAACCTACTCACCGTATATTGTAAACTCAGAAATCCTCTGCGGCACCGGGCAACTGCCGAAGTTTGCTGAGGATATGTTCCGCGTCGAGAAAGACGGCGAGGAAAAAAACGTCACGCAATACTTGATCTCGACCTCGGAAATTACGCTGACCAACACCGTGCGTGATTCGATCGTCGACGGCGCTGTTCTGCCGATTAAGTTGATCGCACATTCGCCGTGCTTTCGCTCCGAAGCTGGCTCGTATGGGCGCGACACGCGCGGGATGATCCGCCAGCACCAGTTCGACAAGGTCGAGATGGTGCAGATCGCCGCTCCAGATGCTTCCTACGCGGCGCTCGACGAGATGGTCGGACACGCCGAGGCGATCCTGCAGAAACTCGAGCTGCCGTATCGCGTGATCACGCTGTGCACGCGCGACCTGGGCTTCTCTGCCGCCAAGACCTTCGACCTCGAAGTATGGTTGCCGGCACAGAATACCTATCGTGAGATCTCGAGCTGCTCGAACACCGAGTCGTTCCAGGCACGCCGCATGCAGGCGCGTTTTCGTAACGCGCAAGGCAAGCCTGAATTCGTGCATACGCTGAATGGCTCGGGCCTCGCAGTCGGTCGCACGTTGGTGGCCGTGCTAGAAAACTACCAGAACGCTGATGGCTCGGTGACGGTGCCCGGCGCACTGTGTCCATACCTAGGTGGCCTGGAGAAGATCGAACTGCCGGGCGCGGCGTCCTGA
- a CDS encoding methionine ABC transporter ATP-binding protein, producing MIEIRNLSQRFAGPHGWVEALHNVNLTISRSEVFGIIGRSGAGKSTLVRTINLLTRPSEGNVVLDGHDLTALSAVDLRATRRDIGMIFQHFHLLSSRTVYENVALPLELAGVKRAEIEASVLSLLELVGLTAQKDRYPAQLSAGQKQRGGIARALASKPKVLLSDEATSSLDPETTRAILDLLRRLNRERGLTIVLITHQMEVIKQVCDRVAVLDAGRVVETGPVIEIFVQPHHEVTRALIGNVIAQELPPVLKARVAERLKSGRSHLLRLAFTSSGVDQPILSETIRRYKLNFNILHGQIDEIQGQAFGSLSVLADGESGKVGEALAYLRAQGVVVEEFSPVE from the coding sequence ATGATCGAAATTCGCAACCTTTCGCAGCGATTTGCTGGGCCGCACGGCTGGGTGGAGGCGCTGCACAACGTCAACCTGACGATTTCCCGCAGCGAGGTGTTCGGCATCATCGGTCGAAGCGGTGCCGGCAAGAGCACGCTAGTACGCACCATCAACCTGCTCACGCGTCCTAGTGAGGGTAACGTGGTGCTAGATGGCCACGACCTGACCGCACTGTCGGCGGTTGATCTGCGCGCCACGCGCCGCGACATCGGCATGATCTTCCAGCACTTTCACTTGCTGTCCTCGCGCACCGTCTACGAGAACGTAGCCCTGCCGCTCGAGCTGGCCGGCGTGAAGCGCGCGGAGATTGAGGCAAGCGTACTTTCCCTCCTCGAGCTAGTCGGCCTGACGGCGCAGAAGGATCGTTACCCGGCCCAGCTCAGCGCCGGCCAAAAGCAGCGTGGGGGCATCGCACGCGCTCTGGCCAGCAAGCCTAAGGTGCTGCTGTCGGACGAGGCGACCTCGTCACTGGATCCGGAAACCACGCGCGCGATCCTCGACCTGCTGCGCAGGCTCAATCGCGAACGGGGGCTGACCATCGTGCTAATTACCCACCAGATGGAGGTGATTAAGCAGGTCTGCGATCGTGTGGCGGTGCTCGACGCCGGTCGCGTGGTCGAGACTGGGCCGGTGATCGAGATCTTCGTACAGCCGCACCACGAGGTCACGCGCGCGCTGATCGGTAACGTGATTGCGCAGGAACTGCCGCCGGTATTGAAGGCGCGCGTCGCCGAGCGCCTGAAGAGCGGTCGCAGCCACCTGCTGCGCCTGGCCTTCACTAGCAGTGGCGTAGACCAGCCGATCCTGTCGGAAACGATCCGTCGCTACAAACTGAATTTCAACATCCTGCACGGCCAGATCGATGAGATCCAGGGCCAGGCCTTTGGCTCACTGTCAGTGCTGGCGGACGGCGAGTCCGGCAAGGTCGGCGAGGCGCTTGCCTATCTGCGGGCGCAGGGCGTGGTGGTCGAGGAGTTTTCGCCTGTTGAGTGA
- a CDS encoding methionine ABC transporter permease encodes MLSEMLDMFVQSFWETMIMVSIAGMVGALVGLPLGVLLYLTDRQGVLQNLGVNRMLGGLVNAVRSTPFIILLVAVIPFTRLIVGSSIGTVAAVVPLTLAAAPFIARLVETALREVDRGLIEVALAMGATTRQIVFKVLLPEALPGIVAGLTIAFVSLVGYSAMAGAIGGGGLGDLGIRYGYQRYEPEVMWTVVVILIVFVQIVQSFGDWLVRRLSRR; translated from the coding sequence CTGTTGAGTGAAATGCTGGATATGTTCGTGCAATCGTTCTGGGAGACGATGATCATGGTCAGCATCGCAGGTATGGTTGGCGCACTGGTCGGCCTACCGCTCGGCGTGCTGCTGTACCTGACCGATCGCCAGGGCGTGCTGCAGAACCTGGGCGTCAATCGCATGCTGGGCGGGCTCGTCAACGCGGTGCGCTCGACGCCCTTCATCATCCTGCTAGTTGCGGTGATTCCATTCACGCGCCTGATCGTCGGTTCGTCGATCGGCACGGTCGCCGCCGTGGTACCGCTGACGCTGGCTGCGGCCCCGTTCATCGCGCGCCTGGTCGAGACGGCGCTGCGTGAGGTCGACCGCGGGCTCATCGAGGTCGCGCTGGCGATGGGTGCCACCACCCGCCAAATCGTGTTCAAGGTACTGCTTCCCGAAGCCTTGCCCGGCATCGTGGCGGGGCTGACCATCGCCTTCGTTTCGCTGGTCGGCTACTCGGCGATGGCAGGCGCGATCGGCGGAGGCGGGCTCGGCGACCTCGGGATCCGCTACGGCTACCAGCGCTACGAGCCGGAAGTAATGTGGACCGTGGTGGTGATCCTGATCGTGTTCGTGCAGATCGTGCAGTCGTTCGGCGACTGGCTGGTGCGGCGGCTGAGCCGACGTTGA
- a CDS encoding PLP-dependent aminotransferase family protein yields the protein MSELSQPNWPLSDRARKLTSSAIREILKVTEQSNVISFAGGLPAPSTFPAERMRSAADRVLCDTPVAALQYSATEGFLPLREWIAERHRVRASQVLITTGSQQALDLLGKVLIDPASHVLVETPTYLGALQSFSLHEPNYVQVPSDEFGLVPEALTPELTAGARLFYAQPNFQNPTGRRLPMERRRTLAAFAQSSPFPVIEDDPYGALNYCGEPLPTMLSMAPGHMVHLGSFSKVLAPGLRIGYLIAPELLHFKLVQAKQATDLHTPSLTQRIAYEVIRDGFLDEHVPGIRALYAAQCDVMLDALARHMPAGVSWNRPEGGMFVWVQLPASIDSMALLKAAITQNVAFVPGAPFFANDAQANTLRLSFVTVPPEQIEQGVARLGKLLHERL from the coding sequence ATGAGTGAGCTGTCCCAACCGAACTGGCCCCTCTCCGATCGCGCTCGCAAGCTGACCAGCTCCGCGATCCGCGAGATCCTAAAGGTTACCGAGCAGTCCAATGTCATTTCGTTCGCGGGCGGACTACCAGCCCCATCGACTTTTCCGGCTGAGCGCATGCGCTCAGCTGCCGACCGCGTGCTGTGCGACACGCCCGTCGCTGCGCTGCAATATAGTGCCACCGAAGGCTTCCTGCCGCTGCGCGAGTGGATCGCCGAGCGCCATCGCGTGCGGGCCAGCCAGGTGCTGATCACCACTGGCTCCCAGCAGGCGCTAGACCTACTTGGCAAAGTGCTGATCGACCCGGCCAGTCACGTTCTGGTGGAGACGCCTACCTACCTCGGCGCTCTCCAGTCCTTCTCATTGCACGAACCGAACTACGTGCAGGTGCCCAGCGATGAGTTCGGCCTGGTTCCCGAGGCGCTCACACCCGAACTGACCGCCGGTGCGCGCCTATTCTACGCGCAGCCAAACTTCCAAAACCCGACTGGGCGCCGCCTGCCGATGGAGCGCCGTCGTACGCTAGCGGCTTTCGCTCAGTCAAGCCCGTTCCCGGTGATCGAGGATGATCCCTATGGGGCGCTCAACTACTGCGGCGAGCCGCTGCCGACGATGCTGTCGATGGCACCAGGGCACATGGTCCATCTCGGCAGCTTCTCCAAGGTGCTCGCGCCGGGGCTACGGATCGGCTATCTGATCGCGCCCGAGTTGCTGCATTTCAAGCTGGTTCAAGCCAAGCAGGCCACCGATCTGCACACCCCCTCTCTGACCCAGAGGATCGCCTATGAAGTGATCCGAGACGGCTTCCTCGACGAGCATGTTCCCGGTATCCGCGCGCTGTATGCCGCACAATGCGACGTGATGCTCGACGCGCTGGCGCGGCACATGCCCGCCGGGGTGAGCTGGAATCGCCCTGAGGGTGGCATGTTCGTCTGGGTGCAGTTGCCTGCGAGCATCGACAGCATGGCCTTGCTCAAGGCCGCGATCACCCAGAACGTGGCCTTTGTGCCAGGCGCGCCGTTTTTCGCCAACGACGCGCAGGCGAACACCCTGCGCCTGTCGTTCGTGACGGTGCCGCCCGAGCAGATCGAACAAGGCGTTGCGCGGCTCGGCAAGCTTTTGCACGAACGCTTGTAA